The sequence gccgaatagcctccttccgtactgtaaacctctctgattctatgaaacTCAACTGCAGATCTCAGACATTCCGCCACACCCTGCGCACAGTTTTCCTCCCATTGCGTTCAACGATCAGGAAACTGGATCGCGCCTGGCGGATTTCGGCTCCGTGTTGTAAGCAGAGAGTTGGAAAATAACGATGTGTGCATATCATATCCGACATTGTCCATCAGTGAATGCCCCTCCCCCCGTTTAACAGAGCGGTATTATAAAACGTCCTTATTGACACAGACATATTTGTACATCATAGACTTGTTATTTATAAACTTTGTCTGGAGTCAGTGTTTGTTAGAAGCAAAGTGTATCGGGGAGCTCTGAGCAGATGCACTTAAATCAGTTTCAACCTGATCGTTTAATTCCTGTTCAGATTGCTCCCGTTCCCAAACACAAATCACTTGAATATATCAGGACCGTCCTGGATGAAAGATTTCGGGGAGTGTCCGGTCACGGATGGACCAATAATATCAAACCACTCAAAGAAGATATTTGTTGGAATATTTTTTATCAATCATTTTTTTTTGCATTACAGTTTTAAAAACAAGAAATTTTAAAAATCGCATTGTATAACGGAGTCACATCAAGTGGAAATCACAGGCTCGCTGAAGAACCGATATAAACCATGCTGCAATTTCATTGCAAGACACGAACCCAGACACTGAAACAGACTGGGGGTACTTAACAGTCAGCTACTGGCGGGAAAAATACATGCCATTAAAACTCGTTCTCAAGAAAATATCTTACAAAATGTTTAGATGTTTTTGTTGTTTGTAGTTCGGAGTCAGTTTCATGTATATTACATGTCAAATTGTAAAGGATGATTTTGAAGGTACCTTCACATGCAATATTCGCTTTAAGATCCTAACTGTACGATTCCACTTCCCTCTCGCTCCATATCCTCCCATTTCACATTCCCACCCTGATTATGTTTGATATTTTCATGCAATATTTAATTATTATTCAGACTTACTCGGTTCTGCATGCAAcataatgcccccccccccccaccccgtgcacAAGACACCCACTCTGCAAATTCCAACACTTTCCCAGAAACTCTAAGAAAATATGGATTCATTTCTCGTgcaatttttttctctctccctgtttctctttgCTCAAACCCACCGATCCGTGCTTTAACCGCACCACTTCACCGCCCCGGGACCCCTTCCCTCATGCCTTCGGGGAGGCGTTCAGCGGTCAATGTACAATCAGGAGTAAACCCGCTGCTTTACAAAAAGATGGGAAGCGAGGCTCTCCGACTAGTACAAGCCAACTATCACAGCCTCCACATCCTTGGAGGGTCTCCTGTCCTTCACCAGAAAGTTGATCATGCTCTCCGACTTAATCATTAAGTTGCAGCCCAGGAAGAAGATGCCGAAGATGACAGTCAAAGAGAGGACGCAGAGGACCGCAATCTGCACCACCCTCATGATGAATAGTTTCTGCTCCTCTTGATTCAGGTTCAGGGATCCATCGGTGGTCACTGCGGTCTGGTTGCAACATCCCAGAACTGTCCCCAGACCGTGACCCTTACTGGAATACAAACCCTCCTCTACCACAGTCTGATTGAAGAAAGTAGAATTCATGTTAATCTTTGCTTGCAAGACAAGAAAGCGCCTTTtttctcaaaaaaaaaacaaatattaGAGAGGAGCAACAGGAGATGAGCAGGCTGCTAATGGTGAGAATCTGAACGCTGCCTCTCTCAAGTTCAGCTCTGGTCCTGGTTGCTGACGAATTCGAGATCTCCCTAGTCTTCAGGCCGATGGTTCCTCGGCTGCCCTTTGCGCTGGGCTTTTCTGTTTAAACACAAAAACCTGGCGATGGGAGTCGGATGATTCAGAGCCGAGCTCCTTTGCTGCCGCCGAGTCCTCTACCCTCCTTACTTGTGCAACTTGTCCATGAGCCGAGAGCCAAAGGCGCTTTATAAAGGAGCTTGGAGCCAACCACCAGAAGCTTGGAGGGAGGAGACGCTGCAACAGAA is a genomic window of Pristiophorus japonicus isolate sPriJap1 chromosome 21, sPriJap1.hap1, whole genome shotgun sequence containing:
- the LOC139233528 gene encoding reprimo-like protein, with amino-acid sequence MNSTFFNQTVVEEGLYSSKGHGLGTVLGCCNQTAVTTDGSLNLNQEEQKLFIMRVVQIAVLCVLSLTVIFGIFFLGCNLMIKSESMINFLVKDRRPSKDVEAVIVGLY